Proteins encoded by one window of Channa argus isolate prfri chromosome 1, Channa argus male v1.0, whole genome shotgun sequence:
- the LOC137134164 gene encoding phosphatidylcholine:ceramide cholinephosphotransferase 1-like, whose product MKKVVEWSAKDVTDWLNKEGMHEYIDALCHLDGSALLGLTEADFQKPPLCLVSSDGGQQMLERVETLRIENHMEAHKNGHANGHASGLPNGTSKPQRNGILGNKDISKEMVHIHMPTVEVKHSSFPAEWGKTGIAFLYAVVCFVTTTVVISVVHERVPPKEHTPPLPDKFFDLFNRVEWAFSICEINGMLLVGLWLIQWSLLKYRSIIGRRFFFIVGTLYLYRCITMYITTLPVPGMHFKCSPKLLGNWEAQARRIMKMIAGGGLSITGSHTMCGDYLYSGHTVMLTLTYLFIKEYSPKRFWWYQWFCLALSAVGIFCILLAHDHYTVDVVVAYFITTRLFWWYHTLANQQSLKEMSQSNPFSRVWWYRLFQYFEENVNGVVPRNYQPPFSWRVSQWSRSVKYSRLDIQ is encoded by the exons ATGAAGAAGGTGGTGGAATGGTCAGCAAAGGATGTTACTGACTGGCTAAACAAAGAGGGGATGCATGAGTACATTGATGCCCTCTGTCACTTGGATGGGTCTGCCCTGCTCGGGCTTACAGAAGCAGATTTCCAGAAACCCCCTCTTTGTCTAGTCTCATCTGATGGTGGGCAGCAGATGTTGGAGCGAGTAGAGACGCTGCGGATAGAGAACCATATGGAGGCTCACAAAAATGGTCATGCAAATGGGCATGCTAGTGGGCTACCTAACGGGACTAGCAAGCCACAGAGAAATGGGATATTGGGAAACAAGGACATCAGTAAGGAGATGGTGCATATCCACATGCCCACAGTGGAAGTTAAGCACTCTTCTTTCCCCGCTGAGTGGGGGAAGACTGGCATAGCATTTCTCTATGCAGTGGTGTGCTTTGTTACCACCACTGTTGTCATTTCAGTGGTCCATGAGAGGGTACCGCCAAAGGAGCACACCCCCCCACTGCCTGATAAGTTCTTTGACCTGTTTAATAGAGTAGAGTGGGCCTTCTCCATTTGTGAGATTAATGGCATGTTGTTGGTGGGACTCTGGCTGATACAATGGTCTCTTCTCAAGTACAG GTCAATTATAGGCAGGCGGTTCTTTTTCATTGTGGGCACACTCTATCTGTACCGGTGTATTACCATGTACATCACTACTCTGCCAGTTCCTGGGATGCACTTTAAATGTTCTCCAAAG CTTCTTGGGAACTGGGAGGCACAGGCGAGGAGAATAATGAAGATGATTGCTGGCGGGGGCTTATCGATCACAGGATCCCACACCATGTGTGGAGATTATCTATACAGTGGCCACACAGTCATGTTAACACTAACATACCTCTTTATCAAGGAGT ATTCCCCCAAGCGGTTCTGGTGGTACCAGTGGTTTTGTCTGGCCTTGAGTGCTGTAGGGATTTTCTGTATCCTTCTGGCCCATGACCACTACACTGTGGATGTGGTGGTGGCATACTTTATTACTACACGTCTCTTCTGGTGGTACCACACCCTGGCCAATCAACAG TCACTGAAGGAGATGTCACAGAGTAACCCATTCTCAAGGGTATGGTGGTACAGACTCTTCCAATACTTTGAAGAGAACGTCAATGGCGTGGTCCCTCGTAACTACCAGCCCCCATTTTCATGGCGAGTTTCACAGTGGAGCCGCAGTGTGAAGTACAGCAGACTGGACATCCAGTGA